In the genome of Myroides phaeus, one region contains:
- a CDS encoding M1 family aminopeptidase has product MFGTIFSFELKRWFKNWTFYLYIAIFFTLCFFAMVSSLGMFDSVKNTTSSLRFVNSPLMLNSFIYSFNSLLYFLFPSIIGASIYRDYKYNVHHVLYAYPFSKVDYLAGKFLSSFLVTLMISLSMGVAAFIATLLPWANETLVGPNNIMNYVQVYLFNVIPNMLFMGAIVFTVVTLTRNVYIGFVVILILIILQGVVSGIASDLDNRVVAALIDPTGGQALRYYTQYWTVNEMNYNGLPLEKWFIINRLIWLGVTAFFLVLLGKMFRFSQHPMTLSFGKKVKGERVTKNNFIGIFKIELPKVTYDYSCKRDWTNVWAFTKLDFKYLAKNRVFLILIGVGILFMVSVGRFAMTMYGTKTFPLTRSILEIPGSTFDLFILIMTFLGSGLLVQRGSLSKMNLLVDSTATPNWVFFVSKFFALIALQFVLLLVIMITGIGIQIYNGYYQFEIGLYLRSLLAFSWVGYIIWALFSIAVQTVFRNYIIGFFVLLVLSIAWPELTAIGIEQQLFFFNDLPMSSYSDMNGFGSGATKFYIYAFYWLLFVGFLGGLTLLFWRRGTFGSLKERIFYAKQRANALIVVPTVLCLVGFLSIGGYLYYEATVLNTYHSAKEMELLQVEYEKTYKKYASLVLPRIVDVKVDFDIFPNTRDFSAKGAYVLKNKSTQAVDSLLVNYLVDYKNTIAIEGADFLSQDSVQGLQFYRFKTPLQPGDSVKMTFTVANKPNTLLRSNSPVLENGTFINNSIFPSLGYSERGELTDDEVRKKYDLQPKERMAKQSDKKALQNTYISSDSDWIRFETTVSTAADQIAIAPGYLQKEWTEGDRRYFHYKMDQKMLNFYAFNSGRYEVKSEKWNDINIEVYYHKGHPYNVDRMISGVKKSLAYYSKEFSPYQHKQARIIEFPLTMGSFAQSFANTIPFSETIGFVADVDETDENAVDYPFSVTSHEVAHQWWAHQVIGGNVQGVTMLSESLSEYSSLKVLEQEYGKGQMRRFLKDALDGYLRGRGSERKKEQPLMYNENQQYIHYNKGSLVFYTLSDYIGDDKLNGTLKAYIKKVAFQEAPFTTTAELVADLKVATPDSLQYMIKDMFETITLYDNYVDKAEVKKLDNGKYEVKIKAFVSKHRAGEKGEKLYADKGDKQLTFKGDKDLVIESLPLADYVEVGVFAKVDKSKETSDKKSKDEKVLYLKKVKITAIENEFTIIVDEEPTEVGIDPYYKLIDTRSFDNRKKL; this is encoded by the coding sequence ATGTTTGGAACTATTTTTTCTTTTGAGCTTAAACGTTGGTTTAAGAACTGGACCTTTTATTTGTACATAGCGATATTTTTTACCTTGTGTTTTTTCGCAATGGTTAGTTCATTGGGAATGTTTGACTCCGTGAAGAATACGACAAGCTCATTGCGTTTTGTCAATTCGCCTTTAATGTTAAACTCTTTCATCTATAGCTTTAATTCGCTGTTGTACTTTTTGTTTCCATCTATTATTGGGGCTTCAATATACAGGGATTACAAGTATAATGTGCATCACGTACTTTATGCTTATCCCTTTTCTAAAGTTGACTATTTAGCAGGTAAATTCTTGAGTTCATTCTTGGTTACCCTGATGATTTCACTGTCTATGGGAGTAGCTGCGTTTATCGCTACGCTTTTACCGTGGGCAAATGAGACGTTGGTTGGACCAAATAATATTATGAACTATGTACAAGTGTATTTGTTCAATGTCATTCCGAATATGCTGTTTATGGGGGCTATTGTGTTTACAGTAGTTACCTTGACTCGAAATGTGTACATCGGTTTTGTAGTTATTTTGATATTAATCATCTTACAAGGTGTTGTAAGTGGTATAGCTTCTGATTTAGACAATCGTGTGGTAGCAGCGTTGATTGATCCGACAGGCGGACAAGCTTTGCGTTATTACACACAATATTGGACCGTAAATGAGATGAATTACAACGGACTTCCGTTAGAAAAATGGTTTATCATTAACCGTTTAATATGGTTAGGTGTTACTGCCTTTTTCTTAGTGTTGTTAGGAAAGATGTTCCGTTTTTCTCAACACCCAATGACATTGTCTTTTGGTAAAAAAGTAAAAGGAGAACGCGTTACTAAAAACAACTTTATCGGAATCTTTAAAATTGAATTGCCGAAAGTTACTTACGATTACTCGTGTAAAAGAGATTGGACTAATGTATGGGCGTTTACTAAACTTGATTTTAAATATTTAGCGAAGAATAGAGTATTCTTAATCTTAATAGGTGTTGGAATATTGTTTATGGTATCTGTAGGTAGATTTGCTATGACGATGTACGGTACTAAAACATTCCCATTAACGCGTAGTATCTTAGAAATACCAGGAAGCACATTTGATTTGTTTATCTTGATTATGACGTTCCTTGGTTCTGGATTATTAGTACAAAGAGGTTCGTTGTCTAAAATGAACTTATTAGTAGATTCAACAGCTACACCAAACTGGGTGTTCTTTGTCTCTAAGTTTTTTGCCTTAATAGCATTGCAGTTTGTATTGTTATTAGTGATTATGATAACGGGAATAGGGATTCAAATTTACAATGGTTATTACCAATTTGAAATAGGCTTGTATTTGCGTAGTTTACTTGCTTTTTCGTGGGTAGGTTATATCATTTGGGCGTTGTTTAGTATTGCTGTTCAAACGGTATTTAGAAACTATATCATTGGTTTCTTTGTGTTGTTAGTCTTATCTATTGCTTGGCCTGAATTGACGGCTATAGGAATAGAACAACAACTGTTTTTCTTTAATGACTTACCAATGTCTTCTTATTCAGATATGAATGGTTTTGGCAGTGGAGCAACGAAGTTCTATATCTATGCTTTTTACTGGCTGTTATTTGTTGGTTTCTTAGGTGGATTGACTTTATTGTTTTGGAGAAGAGGAACATTCGGTAGTTTAAAAGAGCGTATTTTTTATGCAAAACAACGAGCAAATGCATTGATTGTTGTACCAACAGTGTTGTGTTTAGTAGGTTTCTTATCAATAGGTGGTTATTTGTATTATGAAGCGACTGTACTGAATACTTATCATTCAGCGAAAGAAATGGAGTTGCTTCAAGTGGAATATGAAAAGACGTATAAAAAGTATGCTTCGTTAGTGTTACCTCGTATTGTTGATGTAAAAGTAGACTTTGATATTTTTCCTAATACGCGTGATTTCTCTGCAAAAGGGGCGTATGTGTTGAAGAATAAATCTACTCAAGCAGTAGATAGTTTACTTGTTAATTATTTGGTTGATTATAAGAATACGATAGCGATTGAAGGAGCTGACTTCTTGTCTCAAGATAGTGTGCAAGGGTTACAGTTTTACCGTTTTAAAACACCACTTCAACCTGGTGATTCTGTAAAGATGACATTTACTGTTGCTAATAAACCGAATACGTTACTGCGTTCAAATTCTCCTGTCTTAGAGAATGGTACTTTTATCAATAATAGTATATTTCCATCTTTAGGGTATAGCGAAAGAGGTGAGTTAACCGATGATGAGGTACGTAAGAAATACGATTTACAGCCGAAAGAGCGTATGGCAAAGCAATCGGATAAAAAGGCGTTGCAAAATACGTATATCAGTAGTGATTCTGATTGGATTCGATTTGAAACAACTGTAAGCACAGCAGCTGACCAAATTGCAATTGCTCCTGGGTATTTGCAAAAAGAGTGGACAGAAGGCGATAGACGTTATTTCCACTATAAGATGGACCAAAAGATGTTGAACTTTTATGCGTTTAATTCTGGACGATATGAAGTGAAATCAGAGAAATGGAATGACATCAATATAGAAGTGTACTATCACAAAGGACATCCATATAATGTAGATCGTATGATTTCAGGTGTGAAAAAGTCATTAGCTTATTATAGCAAAGAGTTTAGTCCTTACCAACATAAGCAAGCGCGTATTATTGAGTTTCCATTGACAATGGGATCATTTGCTCAATCCTTTGCTAATACAATTCCTTTTTCAGAAACAATTGGGTTTGTAGCAGATGTAGATGAGACAGATGAGAATGCAGTAGATTACCCTTTCTCTGTTACTTCTCACGAGGTAGCACATCAATGGTGGGCACATCAAGTGATTGGAGGAAACGTACAAGGAGTAACGATGTTATCAGAGAGTTTGTCTGAATATAGTTCGCTTAAAGTATTAGAGCAAGAATATGGGAAAGGACAAATGCGTCGTTTCTTAAAAGATGCGTTAGATGGTTATTTAAGAGGAAGAGGTAGCGAGAGAAAGAAAGAACAACCATTGATGTATAACGAGAATCAGCAATACATCCACTATAACAAAGGGTCGTTAGTATTCTATACGTTGAGTGATTATATTGGAGATGATAAGCTAAATGGTACGTTGAAAGCATATATTAAAAAGGTTGCTTTTCAAGAGGCTCCTTTTACAACAACAGCGGAGTTAGTAGCCGATTTAAAAGTAGCTACACCAGATTCGTTGCAATATATGATTAAAGATATGTTTGAAACGATTACACTTTACGATAATTACGTTGATAAAGCTGAGGTTAAAAAGTTAGACAACGGCAAGTATGAAGTGAAGATAAAGGCTTTTGTGAGTAAACACAGAGCAGGTGAAAAAGGAGAGAAGTTGTATGCCGATAAGGGAGATAAACAATTAACTTTTAAAGGAGATAAGGACTTGGTGATAGAATCACTTCCTTTAGCAGATTATGTTGAGGTAGGTGTTTTTGCAAAGGTTGATAAGTCAAAAGAGACAAGCGATAAGAAGTCGAAAGACGAAAAGGTGCTTTACTTGAAAAAAGTAAAGATAACTGCAATTGAAAATGAGTTTACAATTATTGTAGATGAAGAACCAACAGAGGTTGGTATAGATCCGTATTACAAATTGATTGATACTCGTTCTTTTGACAACCGTAAGAAGTTGTAA
- the rplS gene encoding 50S ribosomal protein L19, producing the protein MADLMKFVQDELVAKKDFPEFNAGDTITVYYEIKEGEKKRTQFFKGVVIQRRGSGATETFTIRKMSGNVGVERIFPVNMPALEKIEVNQRGKVRRARIFYFRELTGKKAKIKERRR; encoded by the coding sequence ATGGCAGATTTAATGAAATTCGTTCAAGACGAATTAGTTGCAAAAAAAGATTTTCCTGAATTCAACGCAGGAGATACTATCACAGTTTACTACGAAATTAAAGAGGGTGAGAAAAAAAGAACTCAGTTCTTTAAAGGTGTAGTTATTCAAAGAAGAGGTTCTGGAGCTACTGAGACTTTTACTATCCGTAAAATGTCTGGAAACGTAGGTGTAGAGCGTATCTTCCCTGTAAACATGCCAGCTTTAGAAAAAATCGAAGTTAATCAAAGAGGTAAAGTTCGTAGAGCTCGTATCTTCTACTTCAGAGAACTTACTGGTAAAAAAGCAAAAATCAAAGAAAGAAGAAGATAA